The Apium graveolens cultivar Ventura chromosome 6, ASM990537v1, whole genome shotgun sequence genome contains a region encoding:
- the LOC141667686 gene encoding calmodulin calcium-dependent NAD kinase-like: MQQDLYKSTYTQIILASSLGLIIAVAMHYRLRRIRNSKIVPRIRVTDTGQPVRLERFSHYVARQMGFADKRECPHLCKLASDYIKKTEGVEENIYAFFSHDPEVDSLFIKLIEEFERCILSYFAFHWRHAHTMISQVLGSGSGPKKKFKHIVMAATREQRFERVLKNLKVARVFNTLVEEMKAIGVATADDSECTDVMVPMAHKDRSPVLLFMGGGMGAGKSTVLKDVLKEPFWADAAANAVVIEADAFKESDVIYRALSSRGHHDMLQTAELVHQSSTDAASSLLVTALNEGRDVIMDGTLSWVPFVVQTITMARNVHRRRYRMGVGYKVEDGVVTENYWEYCDEELEPDGTTRRRPYRIELVGVVCDAYMAVVRGIRRAIMCRRAVRVRSQLTSHKRFANAFTTYCNLVDNARLYCTNALEGPPKLIGWKDKERNLLVDLEEIHCLKSVGMLNESADCISELYKPGSGLHEGSVWKEIVLSPSRNLIQEELKFHIQKVESMTAPQGT; encoded by the exons ATGCAGCAAG ATTTATATAAATCAACGTACACACAGATCATTTTAGCCTCTTCACTCGGCTTGATCATCGCTGTAGCAATGCATTATCGTCTTAGAAGAATCAGAAATTCAAAGATTGTCCCTCGGATTAGAGTTACAGACACCGGCCAACCTGTAAGACTCGAAAGGTTCTCCCACTATGTAG CTAGGCAAATGGGGTTCGCTGACAAAAGAGAATGTCCTCATTTGTGCAAGTTAGCTTCTGACTACATTAAAAAAACAGAAGGGGTTGAGGAGAATATATACGCATTCTTTTCTCATGATCcggaagttgattccttatttATAAAGCTTATAGAGGAATTCGAAAGATGCATCCTTAGTTACTTTGCATTTCACTGGAGGCATGCTCACACTATGATCAGTCAG GTGTTAGGTTCTGGTTCAGGGCCGAAGAAGAAGTTCAAGCACATCGTCATGGCAGCAACTAG GGAGCAAAGATTTGAGAGGGTCTTAAAGAATCTAAAAGTGGCAAGAGTATTTAACACATTGGTTGAGGAAATGAAAGCAATTGGGGTTGCAACTGCTGATGATTCAGAATGTACAGATGTAATGGTCCCGATGGCACATAAAGACAGAAGTCCTGTCCTCCTCTTCATGGGTGGTGGAATGGGAGCCGGGAAGAGTACGGTACTGAAGGACGTTCTAAAAGA ACCATTCTGGGCAGATGCAGCAGCGAATGCTGTTGTAATAGAGGCAGATGCATTTAAAGAATCTGATGTGATCTACAGAGCTCTGAGTTCAAGGGGCCATCACGACATGCTTCAAACAGCTGAACTG GTGCATCAATCATCTACGGATGCTGCATCATCCCTCCTGGTTACAGCACTCAATGAAGGGCGGGATGTAATCATGGATGGTACTCTCTCCTGGGTCCCCTTTGTTGTCCAGACAATAACAATGGCCAGGAATGTTCATCGTCGCCGTTATAGAATGGGAGTTGGTTACAAGGTTGAAGATGGAGTTGTAACTGAAAATTACTGGGAATATTGCGATGAAGAACTAGAACCAGATGGAACTACGAGGAGAAGGCCATACAGGATAGAGTTGGTTGGAGTGGTTTGCGATGCTTATATGGCTGTTGTTAGAGGCATACG GAGAGCTATCATGTGTAGAAGAGCTGTGAGAGTAAGATCACAATTAACCTCACATAAGAGATTTGCAAATGCATTTACAACATACTGCAACCTAGTAGACAATGCAAGGTTATACTGCACCAATGCCTTGGAAGGCCCGCCTAAG TTGATAGGATGGAAGGACAAAGAAAGGAATTTGCTGGTTGATCTAGAGGAGATACATTGTTTAAAATCAGTAGGGATGCTGAACGAATCAGCCGACTGCATCTCCGAGCTCTATAAGCCCGGATCTGGTCTCCATGAAGGTTCTGTGTGGAAAGAAATTGTCCTGTCGCCTTCAAGGAATCTCATCCAGGAAGAGCTTAAGTTCCACATCCAGAAAGTTGAAAGCATGACTGCACCACAAGGGACTTGA